One Thioalkalivibrio sp. ALJ12 genomic window carries:
- a CDS encoding S49 family peptidase: MGWSNENKPGWERETLERLVQAQVVEQRRARRWGIFFKLLLFIYLFALLVLVRGGDMGLTAWFEDDREPEEHVAVVEVDGLIASSARANAEELNKTLKRAFEADGTRAVMLRINSGGGSPVQAAAIHDEILRLKDEHEDIPVYAVVTDIGASAAYYIAVAADEIYASQASMVGSIGVRLDSFGVVDLLENIGVERRLFTSGENKALLDPFLPLDEGHVSHIHDLMDGLHQQFVDVVRQGRGDRLAENEELFDGLIWTGQRAVDLGLIDGLGTDQSVARDVIGVEKMVTFKPRRSALQLLFEDLGMSALQSWLAMETKPNWR; this comes from the coding sequence ATGGGTTGGTCGAACGAGAACAAGCCGGGCTGGGAGCGCGAGACGCTGGAGCGTCTGGTCCAGGCCCAGGTGGTGGAACAGCGGCGTGCCCGGCGCTGGGGAATCTTCTTCAAGCTGCTGCTGTTCATCTATCTGTTCGCCCTGCTGGTTCTGGTGCGGGGCGGCGATATGGGCTTGACCGCCTGGTTCGAGGACGACCGCGAGCCCGAAGAGCACGTGGCCGTTGTCGAGGTCGACGGACTGATCGCGTCGAGTGCTCGGGCCAACGCCGAAGAGCTCAACAAGACCCTGAAACGGGCGTTCGAGGCGGATGGCACTCGCGCCGTGATGCTGCGCATCAACAGTGGGGGCGGGAGTCCGGTGCAGGCCGCCGCGATCCATGACGAGATCCTGCGGCTGAAGGACGAGCACGAGGACATCCCGGTCTATGCGGTCGTCACCGATATCGGGGCCTCGGCCGCCTACTACATCGCCGTGGCGGCCGACGAGATTTACGCCAGCCAGGCCAGCATGGTCGGTTCGATCGGGGTGCGCCTGGACAGCTTTGGCGTGGTGGATCTGCTGGAGAACATTGGTGTCGAACGGCGGCTGTTCACCTCCGGGGAGAACAAGGCCCTGCTGGATCCGTTTCTGCCGCTCGACGAGGGTCACGTGAGCCATATCCATGACCTGATGGACGGGCTGCACCAGCAGTTCGTCGATGTGGTCCGCCAGGGGCGGGGAGATCGTCTGGCCGAAAACGAGGAGCTGTTCGACGGCCTGATCTGGACCGGTCAACGCGCGGTGGATCTGGGCCTTATCGATGGTCTGGGGACGGATCAGTCGGTCGCACGCGACGTGATTGGTGTTGAGAAAATGGTGACCTTCAAGCCGCGCCGCAGCGCCCTGCAGCTTCTGTTCGAGGACCTGGGCATGTCGGCGCTGCAGAGCTGGCTGGCGATGGAGACCAAGCCCAACTGGCGCTGA